The proteins below are encoded in one region of Triticum aestivum cultivar Chinese Spring chromosome 1B, IWGSC CS RefSeq v2.1, whole genome shotgun sequence:
- the LOC123076786 gene encoding uncharacterized protein, whose product MTRRQAVEALDNSMRDIMAQPDLPFGGKTVVFGGHFRQVLPLVRKGTRSQIIDATLRKSYLWESMRHIRLVRNMRAQSDPWFADYLLPVGNGTKDTMDDGYIRLPDEICVPYTGVASDIDKLIESVFPMPLDENLLDPNYIASRAILSTRNEYIDKINMRMIERFPGEEMIYYSFDRAEDDPHNYYLAEFLNSLTPNGLPPHILKLKINFPIILLRNIDPASGLCNGTRLIVRGFMRNGIDAEIVLGQHAGKRVFLPRIPLCPSDDEIFHLGSRGSSFQSGLALL is encoded by the coding sequence ATGACAAGGAGACAGGCAGTCGAGGCCCTTGATAATAGCATGAGGGACATCATGGCTCAACCTGACCTGCCATTTGGTGGAAAGACTGTCGTGTTTGGGGGACATTTCAGacaagtgcttcctcttgttcgcAAGGGAACAAGGTCACAAATAATTGACGCGACGCTACGCAAGTCTTACCTTTGGGAGAGTATGAGACATATAAGACTTGTCCGTAATATGAGGGCTCAAAGTGATCCATGGTTTGCTGATTATCTTCTGCCTGTCGGGAATGGCACCAAAGATACTATGGATGATGGTTACATACGACTCCCAGATGAGATTTGTGTACCATATACCGGCGTTGCCTCTGATATTGACAAGCTTATTGAAAGTGTTTTCCCGATGCCGCTAGATGAAAACCTCTTGGATCCAAACTACATAGCGTCCCGAGCAATTCTATCAACTCGGAATGAGTACATTGACAAAATCAATATGAGGATGATTGAGAGATTTCCTGGGGAGGAGATGATATACTACAGTTTTGATCGCGCGGAGGATGATCCACACAACTACTACCTTGCAGAATTCTTGAATTCATTGACACCTAATGGTCTACCTCCCCATATCCTCAAGTTGAAGATTAATTTTCCTATTATATTGTTACGGAACATTGACCCAGCGAGTGGGTTGTGCAACGGGACGAGGCTGATTGTCCGAGGGTTCATGAGGAATGGAATTGATGCTGAGATTGTGCTGGGCCAGCATGCTGGTAAGAGGGTGTTCCTTCCTCGAATTCCTCTTTGCCCATCAGATGATGAGATTTTCCATTTAGGTTCAAGAGGAAGCAGTTTCCAGTCAGGCTTAGCTTTGCTATGA
- the LOC123076794 gene encoding uncharacterized protein produces MLTPKPDCNHCGAKRFQYETSGFCCRSGKINLAHSEPPLELQMLYKSSDPNAVHFRENIRYFNGHFSFTTLGVSLDNRYTNMSSGVYTFRAHGQIYHNVFSFGPTQDGPKHLELYFYDDDPSLQHRFRCSPNLDRDVIRKLVDILKDNPYSETFRNLGGVDDLEEYRIELNTDMRLDQRRYNLPISSEVAAIWVEGNELCKHFDRSIVLFGNGNKRYSIQPYYGCYDPLSYPLFFPRGEIGWHPEIPKNGVNLNEILQSRRSGRHSLGTYTNSRLCVSVRDYYCYKFQIRRGVFNTMLYGKQLCQQYVVDMYIKVESSRLDYIRNHQKQIRADLYQGVVDSLQAGENRADAVGKWTILPTSFIGGKRDRRRRYLNAMALVQKYGKPDIFLTMTCNPNWGEIISELEPGQTPQDRPDLIV; encoded by the exons ATGTTGACACCAAAACCTGATTGCAATCACTGTGGTGCTAAGAGATTCCAGTATGAAACAAGTGGATTTTGTTGTCGGTCCGGAAAGATTAACCTAGCACACTCAGAACCTCCCTTGGAACTTCAAATGTTATACAAAAGTTCAGATCCCAATGCCGTGCATTTTAGGGAGAACATTCGGTACTTTAATGGACACTTCTCATTCACCACCCTTGGAGTCAGTCTTGACAATAGATACACAAACATGAGTTCAGGAGTGTATACATTCCGAGCTCACGGTCAGATTTACCACAACGTCTTCTCATTTGGTCCAACTCAAGATGGACCTAAGCATTTGGAGCTCTACTTCTATGATGATGATCCAAGTTTACAACATAGGTTTCGGTGCTCCCCAAACCTAGACCGAGATGTCATTCGTAAGCTTGTCGACATCCTCAAGGATAATCCTTATTCTGAGACATTCAGGAATCTAGGTGGAGTCGATGACCTTGAGGAATACCGTATTGAACTAAACACCGACATGAGGTTGGACCAACGGAGATATAACTTGCCTATATCATCGGAGGTTGCGGCTATTTGGGTTGAGGGTAATGAACTATGTAAGCACTTTGATCGTAGCATAGTACTGTTTGGTAACGGCAACAAGAGATATAGCATCCAGCCATATTATGGATGCTATGATCCGTTGTCTTACCCTTTATTCTTTCCAAGAGGGGAGATTGGTTGGCATCCCGAAATCCCAAAGAATGGCGTCAACTTGAATGAGATACTTCAATCTCGTCGCAGTGGTCGACATAGTCTAG GTACATATACAAATAGTCGATTATGCGTATCTGTTAGAGACTACTATTGCTACAAGTTTCAAATACGTCGTGGTGTATTTAACACCATGCTATACGGTAAACAACTGTGCCAACAGTATGTGGTTGATATGTACATCAAGGTTGAAAGCTCAAGATTGGACTATATCAGAAATCACCAGAAACAAATACGTGCTGATCTATACCAAGGTGTTGTTGATAGCCTTCAAGCTGGGGAAAACCGTGCGGATGCAGTGGGCAAATGGACTATACTTCCTACATCATTTATTGGGGGAAAAAGAGATAGGAGACGAAGGTATCTTAATGCCATGGCCTTGGTGCAAAAGTATGGGAAACCAGATATATTTTTAACCATGACTTGCAATCCGAATTGGGGTGAGATAATTAGTGAGCTGGAGCCTGGACAAACCCCACAGGATCGCCCTGATCTTATCGTATGA
- the LOC123086097 gene encoding uncharacterized protein produces MALDERNASQRAHRQSMTIDERQEINARRRARRQSLPPEERQALLAQCNASYASKRDALCRDSVALQCPTGSLMGHPSSSSYVFSHPGDDDTTQHMELTSVQCPTSTSVDNPSSPHDGFVYSDSPIESFVADDYDSHMSEEQDDEYFAFAGRGIANAMDTLFLYIQKKQDLYNAIHLIICR; encoded by the exons ATGGCACTTGATGAGAGGAATGCAAGCCAACGAGCACATAGGCAAAGTATGACAATAGATGAGAGGCAAGAAATAAATGCACGCCGGCGAGCACGTAGGCAAAGCCTACCACCTGAAGAGCGGCAAGCACTCCTAGCTCAATGTAATGCAAGCTACGCATCTAAACGAGATGCCCTCTGCAGGGATTCTGTTGCACTACAGTGCCCTACAGGTTCATTGATGGGACATCCATCATCAAGTTCTTATGTCTTTAGCCACCCAG GAGATGATGATACTACCCAGCACATGGAACTCACATCGGTGCAATGTCCAACATCTACATCAGTGGACAATCCATCATCACCCCATGATGGTTTCGTATATTCAGATTCCCCAATAGAAAGCTTTGTCGCCGATGATTATGATTCTCACATGTCCGAAGAACAAGATGATGAGTACTTTGCATTTGCTGGGAGAGGTATTGCCAATGCCATGGATACCTTATTTCTCTACATACAAAAAAAGCAAGACCTATATAACGCCATTCATCTCATTATATGTAGGTGA